The sequence CGCGCCACGCGTGACCTGCCAAATATCCTCTCACAACCATTTCTACAGCAAAAGGCTCACATCGTAATCCAACACTCACATTAGGGTCTGGGACAGATTGTAACCAGTTAGGGAGGATATCAGACGTTTTTTGCAAAAAAAGTGCAGCAATCTGATTCAATACTTGTCCCTTGTATGGAATAGGGCGTGGCAAAATTACATCGAAGGCTGATATACGATCTGTAGCAACAACAACCATTTTATCATTAAAATAGTACACATCGCGTACTTTACCACGATAAAAGTCTGTTTGATTTTTAAATTGAAAGTAGGTTTCTTTTAAAGCGTACATAAAGGGTGTTCAAAATAATAAGGTTTTTAATTAGTTCTGACAAGTAAAAAATTTAAGGTCGACGTCTGCAAAAAAAGTTACAGAGATAGCTTTATAGTTTCTCTATAACCATAGCCGATGCACCACCACCACCATTACAGATACCAACAACACCAATGTTCGCATTTTTTTGCTGTAATACATTGGAAAGAGTAACCAGAATTCGTGCTCCTGAACAACCTAGCGGATGGCCAATAGCAACCGCTCCTCCAAAAATATTAATCTGTTCAGGAGCGATATTTAGCTTCTGCATATTACAGAGTGCAACTGCTGAGAATGCTTCATTAATTTCATAATAATCTACATCTTTCTCTGTAATGCCTGCTGCTTTTAGTGCTTTGGGAATTGCTAGGGATGGAGAGGTTGTAAACCACTCAGGTGCCTGTTCCGCATCCGCAAATCCCCGGATGCGTGCAATAGGTTTTAATCCTAACTCTGTTGCCTTCTCTTTACTTAGTAAAACCAAAGCTGCAGCGCCATCATTGATTGTAGATGCATTGGCCGCCGTCACAGTACCCTCAGAAGAGAATGCAGGCTTTAAAGAAGGAATCTTTTCAAAATTTACATTCTTATATTCTTCATCTTCATTGATAAGAATAGGTTCTTTGCCTTTTTGAGGTACAGCTACAGGTATAATTTCCTCTTTAAAATACCCTTTCTGTGTTGCATCTGCTGCTCTTTTATAGGATTGTATGGCATATGCGTCTTGTGTTTCTCTGCTAATATTTAATTCCCGTGCCATCATATCTGCGGCATTGCCCATAGCATAGTTGTGGTATACTTCCCAAAGTCCATCTTTTTGTAAACCGTCGATGAGTTTTCCATCACCATATTTATATCCAAATCGGGCTTTTTCAATATAGTATGGCACATTGGTCATACTTTCCATACCACCAGCAACGACAATATCGTTGATGCCCAACATAATACTTTGTGCAGCGAACATAACTGCCTTTGTACCTGAAGCACATACTTTATTTATTGTTGTACAAACCGTTTCGGGAGGAAGTCCTGCAAAGATTGCAGCCTGACGTGCTGGAGCCTGACCCAAATTAGCAGAAATAACATTCCCCATAAAAACTTCCTGGACCTGATTGGCTGCTATTCCTGCTTTTTCGAGAGCTCCTTTAATTGCAAATGATCCAAGTTGAGTGGCTGAAAAAGAGGATAGTACCCCGCCAAAACTACCTATTGGAGTTCGAACTGCTGAAACTATATATACTTCTTTCATAGAATAAGCTTGTTGATAATTTTTAAATACAATAAAATCTATATAGTTATAATGTATTTTACGGATACAAACCTAGACAATATTGATAGAAATGTGAAATGATAGTCTGATTTTCCTGATACTATAATTTACCAATCAGGTTTGGCATTATTGCTGGTTTTCTTTCCTTGCTTTTTTTGTTGCTGAATGTACTGTTTCTCTGCATCCTTCATTGCTTCCAGAAGTATATCTGCTTGTTCTTTGGACATACCCGTTTCGGCATAAGGATCTTGTTCTACCTGACTATTATTGGCACGTTCGGCATTGTTTTCGTTGTCTTCCCATTCCGGTTTGGGAGGATCGTGTGGTTTTGGTGCAGGGGTTGATTGAGGAATTGAATTTGTTTTAGGCTTGTTTTGTTGTTTGAGTTTTTCAGTCAGTTCATAATTATATCTGGCATCTTCATTTCTTGGATTTGATTTTAGTGAGTTGCGAAAACAGGTAGAGGCCCAATCATATCGTTTAGCGTTGTAGGCAAGTACACCTAATTGCTGCCATGCAAGTGACTTAACAGCTGGATGAGGTGATTGACAGGCTATTTGATATAACGCAGTTGCTTGCTTGGGCTTTTTCTGAATGAAATAACAGTGGGCTAGGTTTACCAGGACTTCTTCTTCTCCCACATTTAAAATCTCGTACAGATGTTTGTAGAATATGAGTGCTTCTTCATAGTTTCCCTGTTGGAAAGCTAGATTGGCCTGGTATTTATATTCACGTATTTCCCCCGATTTACTGAGAATATTCCAGTTCGGAAGCCAAGAAACTGCAAACACAATAAACCAGAATTTTGGAGAAAAAACCATAATTTAAACAATTGGTGAAATATGACGCTGATCACCGATACAAAAAACGAAAAATATCTTTATAAATGTATAGTAGTGACTGCAATCATAATATCAATAACCAATAACATTAATGCACAAATTAAGAAATAATAGTATTTATTAGAGGAAATATCAATTTTACGGGTGTCTTGTAAGTGTCCTTCAACTTTAGACACTGTAGAGGTTAAAGCCGGAATTTCATTTTGTATACGACTTAACTCAAAGTATTGTCCATTTGCATGTTGTGCTAATAATTGCAGGTGCTCGGCTTCAAGTCGAGTAATTACTGTTTTGCCCCCTGGTGTTTGTTTAAAACCGTTTGCTGTTGGTATTTTTCCTCCTGTTTTGGTTCCAACTCCCAGTGTAAATAATTTTAGTCCATCTTCTTCAATTTTGTGAGCGATATGTTCTGCCTCTTCTCCAAAATCTTCCCCATCGGTAATGAGAATAATAATTTTAGCCTGCTTTTGGGTTGAGGTATTTTTTTTGTCCTGATGTTGTTTTAATGCAAGGTTGAGCGCGGCTGCCAGATCTGTACTACTTTGAGTTACAAGATCAGTTCGTAATGTTTCAATAA is a genomic window of Xanthocytophaga agilis containing:
- a CDS encoding acetyl-CoA C-acyltransferase translates to MKEVYIVSAVRTPIGSFGGVLSSFSATQLGSFAIKGALEKAGIAANQVQEVFMGNVISANLGQAPARQAAIFAGLPPETVCTTINKVCASGTKAVMFAAQSIMLGINDIVVAGGMESMTNVPYYIEKARFGYKYGDGKLIDGLQKDGLWEVYHNYAMGNAADMMARELNISRETQDAYAIQSYKRAADATQKGYFKEEIIPVAVPQKGKEPILINEDEEYKNVNFEKIPSLKPAFSSEGTVTAANASTINDGAAALVLLSKEKATELGLKPIARIRGFADAEQAPEWFTTSPSLAIPKALKAAGITEKDVDYYEINEAFSAVALCNMQKLNIAPEQINIFGGAVAIGHPLGCSGARILVTLSNVLQQKNANIGVVGICNGGGGASAMVIEKL
- a CDS encoding tetratricopeptide repeat protein, coding for MFAVSWLPNWNILSKSGEIREYKYQANLAFQQGNYEEALIFYKHLYEILNVGEEEVLVNLAHCYFIQKKPKQATALYQIACQSPHPAVKSLAWQQLGVLAYNAKRYDWASTCFRNSLKSNPRNEDARYNYELTEKLKQQNKPKTNSIPQSTPAPKPHDPPKPEWEDNENNAERANNSQVEQDPYAETGMSKEQADILLEAMKDAEKQYIQQQKKQGKKTSNNAKPDW
- a CDS encoding vWA domain-containing protein; translated protein: MNWYYEITWWEYGLIGLFIFFYILYVIRTTRKAKQMHSSTSGLAAKAMIRFIYFSLLMIGLLGPTFGTLRKEVKAVGRDIYLVVDLSKSMDATDIAPSRLERVKYELTRWLPSFSSDRIGLIIFSNEAFVQCPLTYDQNALRLFIETLRTDLVTQSSTDLAAALNLALKQHQDKKNTSTQKQAKIIILITDGEDFGEEAEHIAHKIEEDGLKLFTLGVGTKTGGKIPTANGFKQTPGGKTVITRLEAEHLQLLAQHANGQYFELSRIQNEIPALTSTVSKVEGHLQDTRKIDISSNKYYYFLICALMLLVIDIMIAVTTIHL